A single genomic interval of Juglans regia cultivar Chandler chromosome 1, Walnut 2.0, whole genome shotgun sequence harbors:
- the LOC109008993 gene encoding mitogen-activated protein kinase kinase 2: MKKGGLIPNLKLTLPPPDEVSFSKFLTQSGTFMDGDLLVNRDGVRIVSQTEVEAPPPIKPSDDQLNLADLDSIKVIGKGNGGIVQLVQHKWTGQFFALKVIQMNIEESHRKQIAQELKINQSAQCRYVVVCYQSFYDNGAISIILEYMDGGSLLDILKKVKTIPEPFLAAICKQVLKGLLYLHHEKHVIHRDLKPSNLLINHRGEVKITDFGVSAILASTSGQANTFVGTYNYMSPERIIGGRYSYKSDIWSLGLVLLECATGQFPYSPPEQGEGWVNFYELMEAIVEKSPPSAPSDQFSPQFCSFISACVQKEQEARLSAHQLMTHPFIAMYEDLDIDLSSYFTSAGSPLATL; this comes from the exons atGAAGAAGGGAGGCTTAATTCCTAACCTCAAGCTCACTCTCCCTCCTCCCGATGAGGTCTCCTTCTCCAAGTTcct GACTCAAAGCGGTACGTTTATGGATGGCGATCTGCTCGTGAACAGGGACGGGGTTCGGATTGTCTCTCAAACCGAAGTCGAAGCT CCACCCCCCATCAAGCCATCAGATGATCAGTTGAATTTAGCAGACCTAGACTCCATTAAAGTCATAGGAAAAGGAAATGGCGGGATTGTGCAATTGGTGCAACACAAATGGACTGGCCAATTTTTTGCATTAAAg GTAATTCAAATGAATATTGAGGAGTCCCATCGCAAGCAAATTGCTCAGGAACTGAAAATTAATCAGTCAGCACAATGTCGATATGTTGTTGTCTGTTACCAGTCTTTCTATGATAATGGTGCCATTTCAATCATCTTAGAGTACATGGATGGTGGATCTCTATTAGATATTCTGAAAAAGGTCAAAACAATTCCGGAGCCATTTCTTGCTGCCATCTGTAAACAG GTGCTTAAGGGTTTGCTGTATCTTCATCATGAAAAACATGTTATCCATAGGGACTTAAAACCTTCCAATCTGTTGATAAATCATAGAGGGGAAGTCAAGATTACTGACTTTGGTGTGAGTGCAATTCTGGCAAGCACCTCTGGGCAGGCAAATACGTTTGTTGGCACGTACAACTATATGTCT CCAGAGAGAATTATTGGAGGCAGATATAGCTACAAAAGTGACATTTGGAGTTTGGGATTAGTATTGCTCGAGTGTGCAACAGGTCAATTCCCATATTCACCACCAGAGCAGGGTGAAGGATGGGTCAACTTTTATGAGCTCATGGAAGCTATTGTTGAGAAATCACCACCTTCTGCACCTTCTGATCAATTTTCTCCACAATTCTGCTCATTTATTTCTGCATG TGTACAGAAAGAACAAGAAGCTAGACTGTCAGCACATCAACTTATG ACTCATCCTTTCATTGCCATGTATGAAGACTTAGACATTGATCTCTCATCTTACTTCACAAGTGCAGGATCTCCACTTGCAACCTTATAA
- the LOC109008983 gene encoding protein phosphatase 2C 77, giving the protein MSQSAVKTHMEINGLKLLVNTTPMLLKPGTQPNPPYGSISRGNEENRGGDRNDCMRLSGDPFAVNSSNICDEELLASEVTFEKGSPSNTDKSKLKESDVELEHAQDPFTMVLDLYGKEGNGSDAKFFAAAPEVLQEKKTYGTSCQNIFEQNCLPLWGFTTICGRRLEMEDAMSVVPRFSQVPPRMLSDGMNGHLCNSTAHFFGVYDGHGGSQVANYCHERLHLALVEEIESTKRSLCDGSIGNGWQDLWKKAIFNCFLKVDAEVGGVHQGNNGSNSEASEATPKPITPETVGSTALVAILCSTHLIVANCGDSRAVLCRGKAPIPLSVDHKPNREDEYARIETAGGKIIQWFGFRVFGVLATSRSIGDRYLKPWIIPDPEVMLIPRTKEDECLILASDGLWDVMTNEEVCDVARKRILVWHKKHGNTLPAKSGDDGADPAAQAAAECLSRLALQKGSKDNITVIVIDLKAQRKFKRKTQQEESHPSSPTIF; this is encoded by the exons ATGAGTCAGTCGGCAGTAAAAACCCACATGGAAATCAATGGGCTCAAGCTTCTTGTAAACACAACCCCCATGCTATTAAAACCTGGAACTCAGCCAAATCCACCTTATGGGTCAATTTCACGTGGAAATGAAGAAAACAGGGGAGGAGACAGAAATGACTGCATGCGATTAAGTGGTGATCCATTTGCTGTTAATTCTAGCAATATTTGTGATGAGGAACTCTTGGCCTCGGAGGTAACTTTTGAGAAAGGCTCACCATCTAATACTGACAAGTCCAAATTGAAAGAATCAGATGTTGAGTTGGAGCATGCACAAGATCCTTTTACAATGGTGTTGGATCTTTATGGTAAGGAAGGCAATGGATCCGATGCAAAGTTCTTTGCTGCAGCACCTGAGGTGCTGcaggaaaagaaaacatatgGAACAAGTTGCCAAAATATCTTTGAACAGAATTGTCTACCCCTTTGGGGCTTCACAACCATATGCGGGAGGAGGCTGGAGATGGAAGATGCCATGTCGGTTGTACCCCGGTTTTCGCAAGTTCCTCCTCGAATGCTGTCGGATGGCATGAATGGTCATTTGTGCAATTCAACTGCCCATTTCTTTGGCGTCTATGATGGGCATGGCGGCTCTCAG GTTGCAAACTATTGCCATGAACGTCTCCATTTGGCCTTGGTTGAGGAGATAGAAAGTACAAAAAGGAGCTTGTGCGATGGAAGTATTGGGAATGGTTGGCAGGATCTGTGGAAGAAAGCCATATTCAATTGTTTTCTCAAAGTTGATGCTGAGGTTGGGGGAGTTCATCAAGGGAATAATGGAAGCAACAGTGAGGCCTCTGAGGCTACTCCAAAACCAATTACCCCTGAAACTGTTGGTTCTACTGCCTTGGTTGCCATTTTATGTTCAACCCACCTAATAGTTGCAAACTGTGGGGATTCGAGGGCTGTCTTGTGTCGTGGAAAAGCACCTATTCCATTGTCAGTAGATCACAAA CCAAATAGAGAAGATGAATATGCAAGGATAGAAACTGCAGGAGGCAAGATCATACAATGGTTTGGCTTCCGTGTTTTCGGTGTCCTTGCGACGTCCAGGTCCATCG GTGATAGATACTTGAAACCATGGATTATTCCAGATCCAGAAGTGATGCTCATTCCCCGCACCAAGGAAGACGAGTGCCTTATTTTGGCTAGTGATGGATTATGGGATGTCATGACAAACGAGGAAGTCTGTGATGTTGCGCGAAAGCGGATCCTTGTGTGGCACAAGAAGCATGGTAATACCCTACCTGCAAAAAGTGGAGATGATGGTGCTGATCCTGCAGCTCAAGCTGCAGCAGAGTGCCTCTCGAGGCTTGCTCTTCAAAAGGGAAGCAAAGACAACATTACTGTGATAGTAATAGACTTGAAAGCTCAAAggaagtttaaaagaaaaacccaacAAGAAGAATCTCACCCATCATCACCTacaattttttag
- the LOC109009003 gene encoding uncharacterized protein LOC109009003 isoform X1 — MATSSKFDIPSGSPDRPLYTSGQRGSHIAATLDRSVSFRESMENPILSSLPNMSRSSSTVTQGDVVNFFQCIRFDPKVLAADHKSSRQVDFKRHVSLALGISPDDSSSGSSKGKLLPSPIPEEVKRVKAGLPIPEEVKRVKAGLRESFVKARERVKMFNESLSVFNKIFPTVPSKKRSRSEGFFSDRSSVLSSDRSVLGPSVAKIGNQSHAAPSGFELEQQKAEERTKNAVPNKRTRTSLVDVRMDVQSNSLVRPSGAIDRDREMLRLANGAAVQAEDRTLPIGGGGWEKSKMKKKRSGIKPDVSPNTMSTKPIDGYREAKQGMQQRPVVADTRSRLSNDSHGFRPGVLNGAVGVGKSDGILQQTGLGMRSSIPRTDPDYGSLTNDRRDRPIGSDKERLNLRAVNKTNVRDDFNSASPTSNTKMNASIRAPRSSSGVAPKLSPVVHRATVPNDWELSNCSNKPPAAVGANNRKRMASARSSSPPGAHGASQRPQKISRTARRTNLAVPIVSSNDEIPALDTGPDVLGNNDIGLGFARRLPGSSPQQVKLRSDPLSSATLSESEESGAVETKSRDKCRKSDEIDEKGGQMVQKVSTLVLSSRKNKPVTGEDLGDGVRRQGRTGRSFTSTRSLMPLPVEKVGNVGTAKQLRSARLGFDKSESKAGRPPTRKLSDRKAYARQKHTATNTATNTASDFLVGSDDGHEELLAAANAVTNHARAFASPFWRQMEPFFGFISDADISFLKKQGNLDSAATPTPLHSNVVGCSPVPNGHGLIEHEIDMGLTRCTELLAEHLVPGTGDHSVIPLCQRLIAALISEEDCNSGHEDLKYDEYGTEFELDGELESNSLNDQSLLGFQFVGSTAFNGYTITGKVEPDEHESNIMGTINAGMHSRVGHSLNGLHPDQSMMPSMACSESQYDNMQINEKLLLEVQSIGIFPEPVPDMALMEDVGIGDEISILEEKYQGQISKKKGVLERLLKSASTIKDHQEKEFEERALDKLVGMACEKYMTYRGPHGTGGKSYGNKMARQAALAFVKRTLERCHNFENTGKSCFSEPLFKDKFLSGSSNLNGARPADTSTEGEPTKPYASIRSLEGSMGSQQSPSQFVQNADNHDINSVDVLLPENHLSEQTTGKEDTWSNRVKKRELLLDDVGGTIVTSSTPSGIGSSLLSSAKGKRSERDRDGKGHSREMSSRNGTTKIGRALSNTKGERKSKTKPKQKMTQLSVSVNGLVSKIPEQSKPALPSVSKSNEITRSSNVKEKDGFGLDVMDDPVSLDLSNLRIPEMDVLGVPDDLDGQGQDLGSWLNIDDEGLQDHDFMGLEIPMDDLSDLNMMV; from the exons ATGGCAACATCTAGCAAGTTTGACATACCTTCTGGTAGCCCGGATAGACCATTATACACCAGTGGGCAGCGTGGATCCCACATAGCTGCTACATTGGACAGATCAGTTAGCTTTCGGGAGAGCATGGAGAATCCTATTCTATCTTCCCTCCCGAACATGTCAAGAAGCAGTTCTACAGTAACGCAAGGTGATGTTGTGAACTTCTTCCAATGCATACGTTTTGATCCGAAGGTGCTGGCTGCAGACCATAAGTCTAGTCGGCAAGTGGACTTCAAACGTCATGTGAGTCTTGCACTTGGCATTTCACCAGATGATTCTTCATCTGGTTCTTCAAAAGGCAAGCTGCTACCATCTCCGATACCAGAAGAAGTCAAACGCGTAAAGGCTGGTCTTCCAATACCAGAAGAAGTCAAACGTGTAAAGGCTGGTCTTCGTGAAAGTTTTGTCAAGGCGAG GGAACGTGTGAAAATGTTCAACGAATCACTATCTGTATTCAACAAAATTTTCCCAACTGTACCATCAAAGAAGAGATCCAGATCAGAAGGTTTTTTTAGTGACCGTTCTAGTGTGTTATCAAGTGACCGTTCAGTCCTGGGGCCAAGTGTAGCTAAGATTGGAAATCAGAGTCATGCTGCCCCCAGTGGTTTTGAGCTTGAGCAACAAAAAGCAGAAGAACGAACTAAAAATGCTGTCCCAAACAAGCGCACTCGAACTTCTTTGGTGGATGTGAGA atggatgtGCAGAGTAATTCTCTTGTCAGGCCATCTGGAGCTATAGATAGGGACAGGGAGATGCTAAGGCTTGCAAATGGTGCTGCAGTTCAGGCAGAGGATCGAACATTGCCTATTGGTGGTGGCGGTTGGGAAAAgtcaaaaatgaagaaaaagcgTTCAGGGATAAAGCCAGATGTTTCTCCGAATACAATGTCAACTAAACCAATTGATGGCTACCGAGAAGCTAAACAGGGAATGCAACAGAGGCCTGTTGTTGCTGATACCCGGTCTAGGTTAAGTAATGATTCCCATGGTTTCAG GCCAGGAGTGCTGAATGGAGCTGTTGGAGTTGGAAAATCAGATGGTATCTTACAACAGACTGGCTTGGGCATGCGTTCCTCCATCCCTAGGACTGACCCTGACTATGGTTCCCTTACAAATGACAGAAGAGATCGTCCTATTGGTTCAGATAAGGAAAGGTTGAACCTTAGAGCCGTCAATAA GACAAATGTTCGTGATGATTTTAATTCAGCCAGTCCTACctcaaacacaaaaatgaatGCATCTATTCGGGCTCCAAGATCCAGTTCAGGTGTTGCACCCAAGTTGTCGCCTGTTGTACATAGGGCAACTGTTCCTAATGATTGGGAGCTTTCTAATTGTTCAAACAAGCCACCTGCTGCTGTTGGAGCCAATAATCGAAAACGCATGGCATCAGCACGGTCTTCATCCCCACCTGGTGCCCACGGGGCCAGCCAGAGGCCACAGAAGATTTCCCGAACGGCAAGACGTACAAATCTTGCCGTTCCAATTGTTTCGAGCAATGATGAAATCCCTGCTCTGGATACTGGACCTGATGTCTTGGGTAATAATGACATTGGGTTGGGATTTGCCAGACGCTTGCCAGGCAGTTCCCCTCAGCAAGTGAAATTAAGAAGCGATCCTCTGTCTTCAGCCACCTTATCTGAAAGTGAGGAGTCAGGGGCTGTGGAAACTAAATCCCGAGATAAGTGCAGAAAGTCTGATGAGATAGATGAGAAAGGCGGACAGATGGTACAGAAGGTGTCCACTCTGGTCCTGTCATCTAGAAAGAATAAGCCAGTTACTGGGGAAGACCTTGGAGATGGTGTTCGGAGGCAAGGGAGGACTGGGCGAAGTTTTACTTCCACAAGGTCTCTCATGCCCTTGCCAGTTGAGAAGGTTGGCAACGTGGGAACTGCAAAACAGCTTAGGAGTGCAAGGCTTGGTTTTGACAAGAGTGAAAG CAAGGCGGGTCGTCCACCAACGAGGAAACTTTCAGACCGGAAGGCCTATGCACGTCAAAAGCATACAGCTACTAATACAGCTACTAATACAGCATCAGATTTTCTCG TTGGGTCGGATGATGGGCATGAAGAACTATTGGCTGCTGCAAATGCTGTTACTAATCATG CTCGTGCCTTTGCCAGCCCTTTTTGGAGGCAGATGGAGCCATTTTTTGGTTTCATATCCGACGCAGACATATCTTTCTTAAAGAAACAA GGAAATCTTGATTCTGCTGCTACGCCAACTCCACTCCATTCCAATGTTGTTGGTTGCAGTCCTGTTCCTAATGGACATGGATTGATTGAACATGAGATAGATATGGGGCTTACTAGATGCACCGAACTGCTTGCAGAACATTTAGTACCAGGTACAGGGGATCATAGTGTGATTCCCTTATGTCAGAGACTCATAGCAGCTCTAATTTCAGAGGAGGATTGTAACAGTGGACATGAAGACCTGAAATATGATGAATATGGTACTGAGTTTGAGCTCGATGGAGAATTGGAATCAAACAGTTTGAATGACCAGTCGTTACTTGGCTTTCAGTTTGTTGGGTCTACTGCTTTTAATGGCTATACAATAACTGGGAAGGTAGAGCCTGATGAACATGAAAGCAACATAATGGGCACCATAAACGCAGGGATGCACTCAAGAGTTGGTCATTCCCTAAACGGCTTACATCCGGACCAGTCAATGATGCCTAGCATGGCCTGCTCAGAAAGTCAGTATGATAATATGCAGATAAATGAAAAACTTCTCCTGGAGGTTCAAAGTATTGGTATTTTTCCAGAACCTGTG CCTGACATGGCACTGATGGAGGATGTAGGAATCGGTGATGAAATCAGCATATTAGAGGAGAAGTACCAAGGACAG ATTTCGAAGAAGAAAGGCGTACTAGAAAGACTGTTGAAGTCTGCCTCAACCATAAAAGACCACCAAGAGAA GGAGTTTGAAGAACGTGCCCTTGACAAACTTGTTGGAATGGCCTGTGAAAAGTATATG ACTTATCGGGGTCCTCATGGCACTGGTGGGAAGAGTTACGGTAACAAAATGGCCAGGCAAGCTGCATTAGCATTTGTTAAACGGACATTGGAACGTTGTCATAATTTTGAGAATACAGGAAAGAGCTGCTTTAGCGAGCCCTTATTTAAGGATAAATTTCTTTCTGGGTCTTCCAATCTTAATGGTGCCCGACCAGCAGATACTAGCACAGAGGGTGAACCAACCAAACCATATGCCTCCATCCGTTCTCTTGAAG GTTCAATGGGTTCGCAGCAAAGCCCTTCACAATTTGTTCAGAATGCAGACAACCATGATATTAACTCTGTGGATGTGCTTTTGCCTGAAAATCACTTATCTGAACAAACCACTGGTAAAGAAGATACATGGTCAAACAGGGTGAAGAAGAGGGAATTGTTGCTTGATGATGTTGGTGGTACTATCGTTACTTCAAGTACCCCGTCAGGCATTGGCAGTTCTCTATTGAGCAGTGCCAAAGGAAAGAGAAGTGAGAGGGACAGAGATGGAAAAGGACACAGCAGAGAGATGTCATCTAGAAATGGTACTACTAAAATTGGTCGAGCTTTATCCAACACCAAGGGGGAAAGGAAAtctaaaacaaaacctaagcaGAAAATGACTCAGCTATCTGTTTCTGTAAATGGCCTTGTCAGCAAGATACCAGAGCAATCCAAACCAGCATTACCTTCTGTATCAAAGTCAAATGAAATTACTAGAAGTAGCAATGTCAAGGAAAAAGATGGGTTTGGCTTGGATGTAATGGATGACCCTGTGTCTCTTGATTTATCGAATCTACGTATACCGGAAATGGATGTACTAGGTGTGCCTGATGATCTTGATGGGCAGGGCCAGGATCTGGGTTCTTGGTTGAACATTGATGATGAGGGTTTGCAAGATCATGACTTCATGGGTCTTGAAATTCCGATGGATGACCTTTCAGACTTAAATATGATGGTTTGA
- the LOC109009003 gene encoding uncharacterized protein LOC109009003 isoform X2 yields MATSSKFDIPSGSPDRPLYTSGQRGSHIAATLDRSVSFRESMENPILSSLPNMSRSSSTVTQGDVVNFFQCIRFDPKVLAADHKSSRQVDFKRHVSLALGISPDDSSSGSSKGKLLPSPIPEEVKRVKAGLPIPEEVKRVKAGLRESFVKARERVKMFNESLSVFNKIFPTVPSKKRSRSEGFFSDRSSVLSSDRSVLGPSVAKIGNQSHAAPSGFELEQQKAEERTKNAVPNKRTRTSLVDVRSNSLVRPSGAIDRDREMLRLANGAAVQAEDRTLPIGGGGWEKSKMKKKRSGIKPDVSPNTMSTKPIDGYREAKQGMQQRPVVADTRSRLSNDSHGFRPGVLNGAVGVGKSDGILQQTGLGMRSSIPRTDPDYGSLTNDRRDRPIGSDKERLNLRAVNKTNVRDDFNSASPTSNTKMNASIRAPRSSSGVAPKLSPVVHRATVPNDWELSNCSNKPPAAVGANNRKRMASARSSSPPGAHGASQRPQKISRTARRTNLAVPIVSSNDEIPALDTGPDVLGNNDIGLGFARRLPGSSPQQVKLRSDPLSSATLSESEESGAVETKSRDKCRKSDEIDEKGGQMVQKVSTLVLSSRKNKPVTGEDLGDGVRRQGRTGRSFTSTRSLMPLPVEKVGNVGTAKQLRSARLGFDKSESKAGRPPTRKLSDRKAYARQKHTATNTATNTASDFLVGSDDGHEELLAAANAVTNHARAFASPFWRQMEPFFGFISDADISFLKKQGNLDSAATPTPLHSNVVGCSPVPNGHGLIEHEIDMGLTRCTELLAEHLVPGTGDHSVIPLCQRLIAALISEEDCNSGHEDLKYDEYGTEFELDGELESNSLNDQSLLGFQFVGSTAFNGYTITGKVEPDEHESNIMGTINAGMHSRVGHSLNGLHPDQSMMPSMACSESQYDNMQINEKLLLEVQSIGIFPEPVPDMALMEDVGIGDEISILEEKYQGQISKKKGVLERLLKSASTIKDHQEKEFEERALDKLVGMACEKYMTYRGPHGTGGKSYGNKMARQAALAFVKRTLERCHNFENTGKSCFSEPLFKDKFLSGSSNLNGARPADTSTEGEPTKPYASIRSLEGSMGSQQSPSQFVQNADNHDINSVDVLLPENHLSEQTTGKEDTWSNRVKKRELLLDDVGGTIVTSSTPSGIGSSLLSSAKGKRSERDRDGKGHSREMSSRNGTTKIGRALSNTKGERKSKTKPKQKMTQLSVSVNGLVSKIPEQSKPALPSVSKSNEITRSSNVKEKDGFGLDVMDDPVSLDLSNLRIPEMDVLGVPDDLDGQGQDLGSWLNIDDEGLQDHDFMGLEIPMDDLSDLNMMV; encoded by the exons ATGGCAACATCTAGCAAGTTTGACATACCTTCTGGTAGCCCGGATAGACCATTATACACCAGTGGGCAGCGTGGATCCCACATAGCTGCTACATTGGACAGATCAGTTAGCTTTCGGGAGAGCATGGAGAATCCTATTCTATCTTCCCTCCCGAACATGTCAAGAAGCAGTTCTACAGTAACGCAAGGTGATGTTGTGAACTTCTTCCAATGCATACGTTTTGATCCGAAGGTGCTGGCTGCAGACCATAAGTCTAGTCGGCAAGTGGACTTCAAACGTCATGTGAGTCTTGCACTTGGCATTTCACCAGATGATTCTTCATCTGGTTCTTCAAAAGGCAAGCTGCTACCATCTCCGATACCAGAAGAAGTCAAACGCGTAAAGGCTGGTCTTCCAATACCAGAAGAAGTCAAACGTGTAAAGGCTGGTCTTCGTGAAAGTTTTGTCAAGGCGAG GGAACGTGTGAAAATGTTCAACGAATCACTATCTGTATTCAACAAAATTTTCCCAACTGTACCATCAAAGAAGAGATCCAGATCAGAAGGTTTTTTTAGTGACCGTTCTAGTGTGTTATCAAGTGACCGTTCAGTCCTGGGGCCAAGTGTAGCTAAGATTGGAAATCAGAGTCATGCTGCCCCCAGTGGTTTTGAGCTTGAGCAACAAAAAGCAGAAGAACGAACTAAAAATGCTGTCCCAAACAAGCGCACTCGAACTTCTTTGGTGGATGTGAGA AGTAATTCTCTTGTCAGGCCATCTGGAGCTATAGATAGGGACAGGGAGATGCTAAGGCTTGCAAATGGTGCTGCAGTTCAGGCAGAGGATCGAACATTGCCTATTGGTGGTGGCGGTTGGGAAAAgtcaaaaatgaagaaaaagcgTTCAGGGATAAAGCCAGATGTTTCTCCGAATACAATGTCAACTAAACCAATTGATGGCTACCGAGAAGCTAAACAGGGAATGCAACAGAGGCCTGTTGTTGCTGATACCCGGTCTAGGTTAAGTAATGATTCCCATGGTTTCAG GCCAGGAGTGCTGAATGGAGCTGTTGGAGTTGGAAAATCAGATGGTATCTTACAACAGACTGGCTTGGGCATGCGTTCCTCCATCCCTAGGACTGACCCTGACTATGGTTCCCTTACAAATGACAGAAGAGATCGTCCTATTGGTTCAGATAAGGAAAGGTTGAACCTTAGAGCCGTCAATAA GACAAATGTTCGTGATGATTTTAATTCAGCCAGTCCTACctcaaacacaaaaatgaatGCATCTATTCGGGCTCCAAGATCCAGTTCAGGTGTTGCACCCAAGTTGTCGCCTGTTGTACATAGGGCAACTGTTCCTAATGATTGGGAGCTTTCTAATTGTTCAAACAAGCCACCTGCTGCTGTTGGAGCCAATAATCGAAAACGCATGGCATCAGCACGGTCTTCATCCCCACCTGGTGCCCACGGGGCCAGCCAGAGGCCACAGAAGATTTCCCGAACGGCAAGACGTACAAATCTTGCCGTTCCAATTGTTTCGAGCAATGATGAAATCCCTGCTCTGGATACTGGACCTGATGTCTTGGGTAATAATGACATTGGGTTGGGATTTGCCAGACGCTTGCCAGGCAGTTCCCCTCAGCAAGTGAAATTAAGAAGCGATCCTCTGTCTTCAGCCACCTTATCTGAAAGTGAGGAGTCAGGGGCTGTGGAAACTAAATCCCGAGATAAGTGCAGAAAGTCTGATGAGATAGATGAGAAAGGCGGACAGATGGTACAGAAGGTGTCCACTCTGGTCCTGTCATCTAGAAAGAATAAGCCAGTTACTGGGGAAGACCTTGGAGATGGTGTTCGGAGGCAAGGGAGGACTGGGCGAAGTTTTACTTCCACAAGGTCTCTCATGCCCTTGCCAGTTGAGAAGGTTGGCAACGTGGGAACTGCAAAACAGCTTAGGAGTGCAAGGCTTGGTTTTGACAAGAGTGAAAG CAAGGCGGGTCGTCCACCAACGAGGAAACTTTCAGACCGGAAGGCCTATGCACGTCAAAAGCATACAGCTACTAATACAGCTACTAATACAGCATCAGATTTTCTCG TTGGGTCGGATGATGGGCATGAAGAACTATTGGCTGCTGCAAATGCTGTTACTAATCATG CTCGTGCCTTTGCCAGCCCTTTTTGGAGGCAGATGGAGCCATTTTTTGGTTTCATATCCGACGCAGACATATCTTTCTTAAAGAAACAA GGAAATCTTGATTCTGCTGCTACGCCAACTCCACTCCATTCCAATGTTGTTGGTTGCAGTCCTGTTCCTAATGGACATGGATTGATTGAACATGAGATAGATATGGGGCTTACTAGATGCACCGAACTGCTTGCAGAACATTTAGTACCAGGTACAGGGGATCATAGTGTGATTCCCTTATGTCAGAGACTCATAGCAGCTCTAATTTCAGAGGAGGATTGTAACAGTGGACATGAAGACCTGAAATATGATGAATATGGTACTGAGTTTGAGCTCGATGGAGAATTGGAATCAAACAGTTTGAATGACCAGTCGTTACTTGGCTTTCAGTTTGTTGGGTCTACTGCTTTTAATGGCTATACAATAACTGGGAAGGTAGAGCCTGATGAACATGAAAGCAACATAATGGGCACCATAAACGCAGGGATGCACTCAAGAGTTGGTCATTCCCTAAACGGCTTACATCCGGACCAGTCAATGATGCCTAGCATGGCCTGCTCAGAAAGTCAGTATGATAATATGCAGATAAATGAAAAACTTCTCCTGGAGGTTCAAAGTATTGGTATTTTTCCAGAACCTGTG CCTGACATGGCACTGATGGAGGATGTAGGAATCGGTGATGAAATCAGCATATTAGAGGAGAAGTACCAAGGACAG ATTTCGAAGAAGAAAGGCGTACTAGAAAGACTGTTGAAGTCTGCCTCAACCATAAAAGACCACCAAGAGAA GGAGTTTGAAGAACGTGCCCTTGACAAACTTGTTGGAATGGCCTGTGAAAAGTATATG ACTTATCGGGGTCCTCATGGCACTGGTGGGAAGAGTTACGGTAACAAAATGGCCAGGCAAGCTGCATTAGCATTTGTTAAACGGACATTGGAACGTTGTCATAATTTTGAGAATACAGGAAAGAGCTGCTTTAGCGAGCCCTTATTTAAGGATAAATTTCTTTCTGGGTCTTCCAATCTTAATGGTGCCCGACCAGCAGATACTAGCACAGAGGGTGAACCAACCAAACCATATGCCTCCATCCGTTCTCTTGAAG GTTCAATGGGTTCGCAGCAAAGCCCTTCACAATTTGTTCAGAATGCAGACAACCATGATATTAACTCTGTGGATGTGCTTTTGCCTGAAAATCACTTATCTGAACAAACCACTGGTAAAGAAGATACATGGTCAAACAGGGTGAAGAAGAGGGAATTGTTGCTTGATGATGTTGGTGGTACTATCGTTACTTCAAGTACCCCGTCAGGCATTGGCAGTTCTCTATTGAGCAGTGCCAAAGGAAAGAGAAGTGAGAGGGACAGAGATGGAAAAGGACACAGCAGAGAGATGTCATCTAGAAATGGTACTACTAAAATTGGTCGAGCTTTATCCAACACCAAGGGGGAAAGGAAAtctaaaacaaaacctaagcaGAAAATGACTCAGCTATCTGTTTCTGTAAATGGCCTTGTCAGCAAGATACCAGAGCAATCCAAACCAGCATTACCTTCTGTATCAAAGTCAAATGAAATTACTAGAAGTAGCAATGTCAAGGAAAAAGATGGGTTTGGCTTGGATGTAATGGATGACCCTGTGTCTCTTGATTTATCGAATCTACGTATACCGGAAATGGATGTACTAGGTGTGCCTGATGATCTTGATGGGCAGGGCCAGGATCTGGGTTCTTGGTTGAACATTGATGATGAGGGTTTGCAAGATCATGACTTCATGGGTCTTGAAATTCCGATGGATGACCTTTCAGACTTAAATATGATGGTTTGA